GGTCGGTCCAGTAGGCGAACGACACTCCCAGATTAGTTGTGCCGTTTGGGTTGAAGTAGCGGTAGCTGTTGCTTACCGGCACGCCATGCTGGTTGGGATAGACCCCCGTGAGTGAAGTGAGAATGCCTGTCGCTGTGTGCGAGATCAGCACAGTATGGTGGTTGTCATCGAGAACGCCGTTATCTTTGATGAAGTTGAGCAGGTTGGGCATCTGCTCCAGGTCCGAGGGAACATTGGGGTTGTCGCGCATAAAGTGGGTGTTGTCGAACTGAATATAGATGACGTGTTGAATCTGGCCGTCCGGGCCAAGCTTGCAGGAACTGCCATCCGCCGCGTGGGCGTTGGGGTGAACAAGCTGCGCTGCTCCCATCAGCCCAAACAACACCAGCACGACTGCGGCAGCGATGCGAGCAATAGGTTGCCGCCAGACAAGAACCATCCGATCCATAGGGCCTCCTTAGTCATACAACACTGAGCTGACAATCATCGGTCGCCACATGGAAGGTCACGCTATTCAGTTGTCGCCGGGGGAAAGTGAACCAAAAGCGCAAGGTTGATCAAGGAGTTTTTGCGCTCGTCCTTAATAATACAAAGAAGCGTGAAGCAAAACAAGCGCCAGGTTTAGGGCAGGTTTCAAGGATAAAGAGGCGCCTGGGCGAGCGAACGACCGATAGCACGCCCCAATCCCAGCAAAACAAAAGCCAGAGTTTCTATAGCACAGGCAAGTAAAGAATGGGTGAAGAATAAGTAAAAAGGGCTACTCGAACCCGTCATGAGGAAAGTGCTGACCATGCAGCGCCATCCACGTGCTATACTAATTCTGTAGTTGTAGCAAAGAAAACTACAAAATTCATGGCTGAAACCCTGGACATCTTGACGTACCCGCTGTATAATATTGTAGGTGTGAAACATGGACATACAGAATTATCAAAGCTGGCGGATTACCTACCACTTCGTCTGGGAGCCAATGCGCTCAAAGCCGTGTCTCGTTGGCATGATAGCGGAGCGATTGCAGACGCTCATCCGGGAAAAAGCGAGCGGCGTTTCTTTTGAGCCGTTGGCAGTGATCATCCTGCCTGATCGCGTCTATCTGGCGGCTGCCGCGCCACCAACTCTTTCCCCTCACCACATCGTTTGCCAGGTGAAGGCGTATACATCGCGGGTTTTGCGTGATGAATTTCCCGAACTGACGCGCATTCCCACGCTCTGGACACGCGCCTATCTGGTGATGACGGGGGAAGCCATTCCCATCGAGGAGGTATTCCAGCGTTATGAAGCCATGCAGCAACCTCGACGACCACGCGGACGGCCACGCAAAGTAGGGCCACCATCCGACGAAGAGGACGACTCCCCTCCCGTCTGAATCCTGGCGGGCTTTCTGGACCGCAGGCCAGGCGAGAAGAGGAACTACCACACCCAACCGAAAGAGTAGGATAGATTAAAAACATGCAAAAATGTGAACGCTGCCAGACCAACGACGCGCGGGTCCGCCTGGATACCCTCGTCAATGGTCGCCGCGAGCAGCATTACTTCTGCCAGCCATGCGCCGAAGAACTGCTGGGAGGCGATCTGAATAGCCTTTCTGGCATCGGTGGCAACTCCCTGGGCGGCCTCTTTGGCAATGCTGGCGGCGCAGGTGGGGCAACGCCTTTCGGCTTCAGGCCAGGCGCGGCTGGCACAGGCACTGCTCAGAGAAATGCCGATAAGAATAGTAAGACGCCTACTCTCGACCAATTCGGGCGCGATCTGACCGCCGAGGCCCGCGATGGCAAGCTTGACCCTGCCGCCGGGCGCGAGCGCGAGATTCGCCGTGTGCTGACGGTGCTGGGCAGGCGTCAGAAGAATAACCCGGTGCTGATTGGCGAGCCAGGCGTTGGCAAAACGGCCATCGTCGAAGGTATTGCGCGTCGCATCGCCGAAGGCAACGTCTCAGGCAACCTGCGCAACGCGCGCATCGTCGCGCTGAGCATGGGTGGGATGGTTGCCGGCGCGATGTTCCGGGGACAGTTCGAGGAGCGCATCAAGCAGGTGCTTGAGGAAGTGCGCCAATCACCTAACGTCATTCTCTTCATTGATGAACTGCATACCGTCGTTGGCGCGGGCGCAGCCGAAGGGGCGGTTGGCGCGGGTGATCTGCTCAAGCCAGCCCTGGCGCGCGGCGAACTGCGCTGTATTGGCGCAACCACGCTTGACGAGTATCGCAAGCATGTGGAGAAGGACGCAGCCCTGGAGCGACGCTTCCAGCCGATCATGGTTGGTGAGCCGTCTGTCGAGGAAGCCATCGCCATGCTGCGCATCGTGCGCGAAAACTACGAACATCACCACGACGTAAAAATTACCGACGAAGCCATTGAGGCGGCTGTGCGGCTCTCAGACCGCTATATCAATGATCGTTTCCTGCCGGACAAGGCCATTGATGTCATGGACGAGGCCGCTTCATCGCTCCGGCTGGAGGCTATCGAGCGCGGATTGCTTGGCCCTGAAGCCGTCAGCGACCTGGAGAAGCAGATTGCCGACATTCAGGCCGAAAAAGAGGCCGCAGCCCTGGCCGAAGAGTACGAGCGCGCCGCCAAACTGCGCCAGCGCGAACTCAAAGTACAGGAGCAGCTAGAGGAAGCGCGCGCAAAAGCCGGGCAGATCGCCACCATGATGGTGACGCCAGCGGATGTCGCCAAAGTGGTTGAGGGCTGGACCGGCGTACCAGTCAGCCAGATGCTGGAGGGCGAGCGAGCGAACCTGCGCCACCTGGAAGACGACTTGCGCAAGCGCGTCATCGGCCAGGACGAAGCGATCAGCGCCGTCGCGCGGGCCATCCGCCGCTCGCGGGCTGGCTTGAAAGACCCACAGCGACCTATCGGGTCGTTCCTGTTCATGGGGCCAACCGGCGTCGGCAAGACTGAGCTTGCCAGGGCGCTGGCGGCCACCATCTTTGGCAGCGAAGACGCCATGATCCGGCTGGATATGTCGGAATACATGGAACCACATACCGTCTCGCGGCTCTTTGGCAGCCCACCAGGCTACGTAGGCCACGACGAGGGCGGTCAGTTGACGGAGCAGGTGCGGCGACGTCCGTACAGCGTGATCTTGCTGGACGAGGTTGAGAAGGCCCATCCAGAGGTCTTCAACGCGCTGTTACAGATTCTGGATGATGGCCGCCTGACCGACGGCCAGGGGCGAACGGTGGACTTCAAGAACACCGTCGTCATCATGACCAGCAACGTGGCAACCGCCGAATTGAAGCGCGCTGCCAACATTGGCTTCCTGCCCACACACTGGGGCGACGCAACCAACGAGCGCGAGAGCGAGGAGGCGCAGCGCAAGGCCAAAGCGATAGAGGGGCTGCGACGGGCGTTCCGTCCAGAGTTCCTGAACCGTATTGACCAGATCGTTGTCTTCCACGCGCTGGGCCGCGCCGAACTGCGGCAGATCATCAACCTGCTGCTGGCAAAGGTGCAGGAGCGACTGGCCGAACAGGGCATCACGTTGGAGTTCGGTGACGACCTGCGTGACTTCCTGATGGCTGAAGGCGTGGATGAGGAGTTTGGCGCGCGGCCTCTGCGCCGGGCGATCCAGACCCACATTGATGACGCGCTGGCCGATGCCCTGCTGGCTGGCGCCCTCCAGCCGGGGCAGACCGGCGTATTGACCGTTCAGGACGGCAAGGTGCTGGTGAGCGCACATGGCGAGCCGCGCATCACCGCCGCCGAGCCAGCCAGAGCCGCATAACCTATAACCGTCTGTACCGTTTCCTTATACCGTCGCCCCTTCGGTATCAAACCGAAGGGGCGACGGCATGTTTTACGAGTCTTCCGTCCTGCTGATGTTTACGGCTTCGTCGGTAAAATCAGCAGCACCCTGTCGCAGATCATCCAACCGTCTTGCGGCTATCTCAACACTTTCCTGGACCTGCTCATCCACCAGCGGCCACTGGCGCTGCACCCACAGCGCATGACGTATGAAGGGAAGATGGGCATCGGCCAGTTCGTTGAGCAGATAGGTCCGATACTGGAGTAGAAAGATTTGTTCCCACTCGCGCACCTGGGCGCAAAACGCACGAAGTTGGAGACGGGCCTCTGGCGGCTCAGGAATGAGGTAATTCCACTGACCCCGCACCACATCAAACAAGTACTCAAGCATGGTTGCCCCTGTTGGAGCATCTCCCCAGGCGCGATAGAGCCGCACACAGTCCTGCTTGCGCGCTACATACTGTCCTGTTTTCCACGCCAACAAGGCAGTTGCCACCCACCCAAGCGTGCGCATGATGTTCCGCGCCGAAAGTGCCTGCTGTCCATCGGGCAGAACGACCCATCGGTTCACATACCCGTAAAACTCATCTTTGGGGTTCGGATATGGCGCCGAGAGCAGGACTGGTTTCGGGCGCGTATAGACAGCATTCATCAACCAATAAGCGGCGTGCATCCGATCATGCGTCCATTGGGCTATGGAGAGCAGGGGGTAACGCTGACAGATGTCCGTCCCAAAGAGCAGCTTTCCAGCCAGCTTGAGCGTCGGAGCGATCCCCTGAGACAACTCAGATGCGTCATATACGCTGACATCGAACGAGACAAGCGTATTGGGATAGCGTTCTGACCAGAGTGTCGGCGAGGGCAGCGTACCAGTCTGGGCAACGATTACCATATCAATGTCGCTCGTCACCACCGCGCTGCCGTCGGTGTGGCTGCCCTGGAGATAATAAGCCAGTATGCGGTGAGGATAGGTTGTCTCGTAGAGCGCCACGAAGCGGGTGAGCGATTCAT
This genomic interval from Ktedonobacterales bacterium contains the following:
- the tnpA gene encoding IS200/IS605 family transposase gives rise to the protein MDIQNYQSWRITYHFVWEPMRSKPCLVGMIAERLQTLIREKASGVSFEPLAVIILPDRVYLAAAAPPTLSPHHIVCQVKAYTSRVLRDEFPELTRIPTLWTRAYLVMTGEAIPIEEVFQRYEAMQQPRRPRGRPRKVGPPSDEEDDSPPV
- a CDS encoding ATP-dependent Clp protease ATP-binding subunit, whose translation is MQKCERCQTNDARVRLDTLVNGRREQHYFCQPCAEELLGGDLNSLSGIGGNSLGGLFGNAGGAGGATPFGFRPGAAGTGTAQRNADKNSKTPTLDQFGRDLTAEARDGKLDPAAGREREIRRVLTVLGRRQKNNPVLIGEPGVGKTAIVEGIARRIAEGNVSGNLRNARIVALSMGGMVAGAMFRGQFEERIKQVLEEVRQSPNVILFIDELHTVVGAGAAEGAVGAGDLLKPALARGELRCIGATTLDEYRKHVEKDAALERRFQPIMVGEPSVEEAIAMLRIVRENYEHHHDVKITDEAIEAAVRLSDRYINDRFLPDKAIDVMDEAASSLRLEAIERGLLGPEAVSDLEKQIADIQAEKEAAALAEEYERAAKLRQRELKVQEQLEEARAKAGQIATMMVTPADVAKVVEGWTGVPVSQMLEGERANLRHLEDDLRKRVIGQDEAISAVARAIRRSRAGLKDPQRPIGSFLFMGPTGVGKTELARALAATIFGSEDAMIRLDMSEYMEPHTVSRLFGSPPGYVGHDEGGQLTEQVRRRPYSVILLDEVEKAHPEVFNALLQILDDGRLTDGQGRTVDFKNTVVIMTSNVATAELKRAANIGFLPTHWGDATNERESEEAQRKAKAIEGLRRAFRPEFLNRIDQIVVFHALGRAELRQIINLLLAKVQERLAEQGITLEFGDDLRDFLMAEGVDEEFGARPLRRAIQTHIDDALADALLAGALQPGQTGVLTVQDGKVLVSAHGEPRITAAEPARAA